In Humulus lupulus chromosome 7, drHumLupu1.1, whole genome shotgun sequence, the following are encoded in one genomic region:
- the LOC133789117 gene encoding uncharacterized protein LOC133789117 isoform X1 — protein sequence MSSAVMQHHGGDGGANPPPDPTQIQADCERVTTKTKRRGINKGFSTREARVALGRPLPLEWDVRGKTYKEIGDYSQHFSREIGILIRQYADPDYDRWDKVPSEVRDRILPRLEDDLFDIGRSRYASENLLGILLGIQRSCADRYSEWKNDLSTHLKKNGRAHPLDGLVVEKWQKALQYFDRPEVKRSVQGSQSTPALRYKKRDLQTGCLVGVPEIWMATKYIDGEGWVSKAAKDNYVSKFIFYDFLTLLCCKF from the exons ATGTCTTCTGCGGTTATGCAACATCACGGAGGTGATGGTGGGGCAAATCCTCCTCCAGATCCAACGCAGATACAGGCTGATTGTGAGAGAG TGACGACTAAAACGAAAAGGCGCGGCATCAACAAGGGGTTTTCAACTCGAGAAGCTAGAGTTGCATTAGGTAGACCACTACCACTGGAGTGGGATGTTCGAgggaagacttacaaagaaaTTGGTGATTATTCCCAACATTTCTCTAGAGAGATCGGCATTCTCATTCGACAATATGCCGATCCTGACTACGACCGATGGGATAAAGTACCCAGCGAAGTTAGAGATCGCATACTTCCTCGTCTAGAG GATGATTTATTCGACATTGGTCGAAGTCGATATGCCTCAGAGAACCTCCTCGGCATTCTTTTGGGCATTCAACGGTCGTGCGCTGATCGTTACTCGGAGTGGAAGAATGACTTGTCCACTCATTTAAAAAAGAATGGTCGAGCACATCCTCTTGATGGTTTGGTGGTGGAGAAATGGCAAAAGGCGCTCCAGTATTTTGATCGCCCTGAAGTGAAG agaagCGTGCAGGGTTCACAGTCTACGCCAGCCCTTCGTTACAAGAAG CGTGATTTACAAACTGGGTGTCTTGTTGGGGTTCCAGAGATTTGGATGGCGACTAAGTACATAGACGGGGAAGGTTGGGTGAGCAAGGCAGCGAAAGATAACTATGTaagtaaatttatattttatgattttctTACTTTATTGTGTTGTAAATTCTAA
- the LOC133792583 gene encoding uncharacterized protein LOC133792583, whose protein sequence is MSIDKTWINNSNKFSDEYVAGAFAFVERAQQFVDTRGLVKCPCNKCINIELQTIGVLESHLFENGFLRSYTNWYWHGEEEIIPTNRVVHQCHEDEMMDVLNDIAQPNNCEDDENEVDDEIPPASECRGTSQYYNDLFAEMESPLFPGCEKYTSLNFVAKLMHFKVLGKIPNKIFDGILELLEDAFPSPNKIPKSHYAAKRLMRKLGLGYESIHVCKHDCALFWKENAGKHKCPICGEDRWVDKNTKGKKVPQKVMRYFPLTPQLMRKYASRHISQHMRWHHEGRVKEDGIMRHPADGKAWKDFDRSNLAFAMEPRNVRLGLAADGFNPFGNMSLSYSMWPVVLMTYNLPPWLCMKETNFMLTLLIPGPHSPGKDFDVFLRPLVDELKELWVSGVQTRDIVDGSFFKLRAALLWTINDFPARSSFSGWSGQGYTACPTCNVSTPSVRLQNKVAFYGHRNFLPMGHQIRKKKKLYGSVEKRPPPEEFSTEAIFTQMNFMPESLPVKFPDGFASNLRKNVIENDNKITGLKSHDCHVILQRLLPIGVHSFLEKPIAKTIIDLCTFFKIICARTLIVSDLEKVKTSIVEILCGLEIIFPPAFFDVMVHLMIHLPQEAIDGGPVHMRWMYPFERYMKKLKHYVRNKARPEGSIAEGYVVDEALTFCSMYFKGVETRFNRPDRNVDAIPSLKKLSVFQSQGCPIGKKTLTTLDDELKKTAEWYILNNCIEILPYIQEHKQILLSSGAENLDQLQKKEFPMWFYNKLYNLRQAGSAEASEELFSLANGSSNLVSSYTGYPTKSRMKHENNITSIFTKFEWYKNDKFILATQAKQIFYLDDLKNDRDWKIVEEVHHRNVWDTPAAYEQLDPIEIDVMHDTITSDFQLFVDLGPLPEINFCRRDQSPYVVNVDTPVDQEEGEEEEEEEMVDEEEEEMVDEEEEKEEEEEMDLEEDNVEENENDSDNEYYSDD, encoded by the exons atgtcgatcgacaagacttggattaataattcaaataaattttcTGATGAGTATGTTGCTGGAGCGTTTGCATTTGTTGAGAGAGCTCAGCAATTTGTGGATACAAGGGGACTAGTGAAGTGTCCTTGTAACAAGTGTATTAATATCGAATTGCAAACGATTGGTGTGCTAGAAAGTCATCTTTTTGAGAATGGTTTTCTACGAAGTTATACAAATTGGTACTGGCATGGAGAGGAGGAAATAATACCGACCAATAGAGTAGTCCACCAATGTCACGAGGACGAGATGATGGATGTTCTTAATGATATAGCACAACCTAACAATTGTGAAGATGATGAGAATGAGGTTGATGATGAGATACCACCAGCATCAGAATGCAGAGGTACTAGCCAATACTATAATGACTTATTTGCCGAGATGGAGTCTCCGTTATTCCCAGGGTGTGAAAAATACACATCTTTGAATTTCGTAGCTAAGttgatgcatttcaaagtgttggggaAAATTCCTAACAAAATTTTTGATGGAATCTTGGAGTTGTTAGAAGATGCATTCCCATCTCCAAATAAGATACCAAAGTCACATTATGCGGCGAAGAGGTTGATGAGGAAATTGGGTTTGGGTTACGAGTCAATCCATGTTTGTAAGCATGATTGTGCATTGTTTTGGAAGGAAAATGCTGGAAAACACAAGTGTCCAATTTGTGGGGAGGATCGTTGGGTGGATAAAAATACCAAGGGGAAGAAAGTGCCCCAAAAAGTTATGCGTTATTTTCCATTGACCCCTCAGTTGATGCGAAAATATGCGTCAAGGCAcatttctcaacatatgagatggcatcatgAAGGGCGTGTTAAAGAAGATGGTATCATGCGTCATCCTGCAGATGGGAAAGCATGGAAGGATTTTGACCGTAGCAATCTAGCGTTTGCAATGGAACCTAGGAATGTGCGCCTTGGATTGGCTGCTGATGGATTCAATCCTTTTGGAAATATGAGTTTGTCTTATAGCATGTGGCCGGTTGTGTTAATGACTTACAACTTGCCACCGTGGTTATGCATGAAAGAGACTAACTTTATGTTGACTTTATTAATTCCTGGTCCACATTCACCtggaaaagattttgatgttttcttaaggcCATTGGTTGATGAGTTGAAGGAATTATGGGTGAGCGGTGTTCAGACTCGGGATATTGTTGATGGTAGTTTTTTTAAGCTTCGAGCAGCTTTATTGTGGACTATAAATGATTTTCCAGCGAGGAGTAGTttttctggatggagtggtcaaggTTACACTGCTTGTCCTACTTGCAATGTATCAACACCATCAGTTCGTTTGCAAAATAAGGTTGCATTTTACGGTCACAGAAATTTTTTACCAATGGGACACCAAATTAGAAAAAAGAAGAAGTTATATGGTTCAGTTGAGAAAAGACCACCTCCAGAGGAATTTAGCACTGAAGCTATTTTCACACAAATGAATTTTATGCCTGAAtctcttcctg TCAAATTTCCAGATGGGTTTGCATCTAATTTAAGGAAGAATGTGATTGAAAATGACAATAAGATTACtgggttgaaatcccacgatTGTCATGTCATATTGCAACGTCTTTTGCCAATTGGTGTTCATTCATTCCTAGAAAAACCTATTGCCAAGACCATTATTGACTTGTGCACTTTCTTCAAGATTATTTGTGCTAGAACTCTGATTGTTTCTGATTTGGAGAAAGTGAAAACATCAATTGTTGAAATTCTTTGCGGACTAGAAATCATTTTTCCGCCAGCGTTTTTTGATGTTATGGTTCACCTAATGATACATTTGCCTCAAGAAGCAATAGATGGAGGTCCAGtacacatgaggtggatgtatccctttgagagatacatgaaaaaattgaaacaTTATGTGCgtaataaagctcgtcctgaggggtccataGCTGAGGGTTATGTCGTCGATGAAGCATTGACATTCTGTTCTATGTACTTCAAAGGGGTGGAAACAAGGTTTAATCGTCCAGATAGAAATGTTGATGCAATTCCATCACTAAAGAAGTTGTCTGTGTTTCAATCTCAAGGTTGTCCGATCGGTAAGAAGACACTAACAACTTTGGACGATGAACTTAAAAAAACTGCTGAGTGGTACATTCTCAACAATTGCATTGAGATTCTCCCATATATTCA AGAGCACAAGCAGATCCTTTTATCTAGTGGTGCTGAAAACCTAGATCAATTACAGAAAAAGGAGTTCCCCATGTGGTTTTACAATAAGCTTTACAATCTTCGACAAGCAGGATCTGCAGAAGCTTCTGAAGAGTTATTCTCCTTAGCAAACGGCTCCTCTAATCTTGTTTCTTCATACACTGGGT ATCCTACCAAGAGTAGGATGAAGCATGAAAATAATATAACCAGTATATTTACTAAGTTCGAGTGGTACAAAAATGACAAGTTTATCTTGGCAACTCAGGCAAAACAAATTTTCTATCTTGATGATTTGAAAAATGACCGGGATTGGAAAATTGTTGAAGAAGTTCATCATAGAAATGTGTGGGACACCCCAGCAGCTTATGAACAGTTGGATCCCATTGAAATAGATGTTATGCATGACACAATAACATCTGATTTCCAATTGTTTGTCGATCTTGGTCCGTTGCCAGAAATCAATTTTTGCCGTAGAGATCAATCGCCATATGTTGTCAATGTAGATACTCCTGTTGATCAAGAGGAAggtgaagaggaagaggaagaggaaatggtcgatgaagaggaagaggagaTGGTCGATGAAGAGGAAGagaaagaggaagaggaagagatggacTTAGAAGAAGATAATGTAGAGGAAAATGAGAATGATAGTGATAATGAATATTATAGTGATGATTAA
- the LOC133789117 gene encoding uncharacterized protein LOC133789117 isoform X2 gives MSSAVMQHHGGDGGANPPPDPTQIQADCERVTTKTKRRGINKGFSTREARVALGRPLPLEWDVRGKTYKEIGDYSQHFSREIGILIRQYADPDYDRWDKVPSEVRDRILPRLEDDLFDIGRSRYASENLLGILLGIQRSCADRYSEWKNDLSTHLKKNGRAHPLDGLVVEKWQKALQYFDRPEVKRSVQGSQSTPALRYKKRFGWRLST, from the exons ATGTCTTCTGCGGTTATGCAACATCACGGAGGTGATGGTGGGGCAAATCCTCCTCCAGATCCAACGCAGATACAGGCTGATTGTGAGAGAG TGACGACTAAAACGAAAAGGCGCGGCATCAACAAGGGGTTTTCAACTCGAGAAGCTAGAGTTGCATTAGGTAGACCACTACCACTGGAGTGGGATGTTCGAgggaagacttacaaagaaaTTGGTGATTATTCCCAACATTTCTCTAGAGAGATCGGCATTCTCATTCGACAATATGCCGATCCTGACTACGACCGATGGGATAAAGTACCCAGCGAAGTTAGAGATCGCATACTTCCTCGTCTAGAG GATGATTTATTCGACATTGGTCGAAGTCGATATGCCTCAGAGAACCTCCTCGGCATTCTTTTGGGCATTCAACGGTCGTGCGCTGATCGTTACTCGGAGTGGAAGAATGACTTGTCCACTCATTTAAAAAAGAATGGTCGAGCACATCCTCTTGATGGTTTGGTGGTGGAGAAATGGCAAAAGGCGCTCCAGTATTTTGATCGCCCTGAAGTGAAG agaagCGTGCAGGGTTCACAGTCTACGCCAGCCCTTCGTTACAAGAAG AGATTTGGATGGCGACTAAGTACATAG